Sequence from the Vanacampus margaritifer isolate UIUO_Vmar chromosome 18, RoL_Vmar_1.0, whole genome shotgun sequence genome:
AGGGGAGACGGACGTGTCGCTGCCAGCAGAGAGACGCCGCTTAACGCCCGCCGCGGCGGCGTTGGTTGGGGACCCCACGCTATCGTTTGCTGACGTGTCGAgcgagcccgagctggtgtccATTTCCGCAGATACGTCGGCGGCCGACTCCTCGGAAACGCCGAAACCCGAGGAGAACGCGAGGTCGCATCTGAGAACACTTTGAAACACTCGCTCCACGGAAGTGCACACCTTCTCAAACCACACCGACCGGAAATCGTCTCCGGCCACGTGCAGCTGACTGCGGACGGCTTCGGGGAGCGAGGAAGGTTTGAAAGGAATGCTGATGTTCAGCTCGTCCGATTTGGTTTGCGCGACTCCGCCGTTGGGGGTGAATAAACGCACCAGCCCCCACGACTTGCCCTTGGTGGACTTGCGCAGGTACTGGAGGCTGCGGCAGTACTTCTCGGCCTCCTGGCACGCCTTCTGGAAGCATCTCTGGGAGCGCTCGTTCAGGTTCCCTGCCACGTTGTGGGAAAGCTCAAAGGGGTCCAAAACATTGAGGGGGCCCAGCTTAGGTCCATCCTGATGGGgcttggtgtttttttcctccccgtTATCTTTGTGACAAAGGAAGTCTGTGATTGGGATTGCACGCCCCTCCCTCAGAGATATGACACTACTTGGAAAATCAAACTTAGCGTAAAAGGAGAAGAAACCAGCCAAAAGGGTGCCTGGTAGAAAAAACGGAATTCATTTTCAAGATgagccattttgaaaatgtatctaatgctaccccccccccccccctcctccctcaatattgcaatttaaAATCACTGGCATAGAAAAAAAGACTTACATAGACCTTGGGTGTTTCCACTAGGGGGCACCGCAATGGCCTGACTGGGGAAGGTGCAGTTCCATCCCTCAATcacacactcctcctcctcacctgcAAGGTCAACAAGCATAATTACCTTAATGCAGAAACATTTGCAAGTATATTAGTTGAAAATATTGTATTAGTATTGTATTGTTTACATACTGAAACAGACAAGTACAGTCCTCTCAACTACAATTATCCTGCATTTAGGTAACATCACCATGATTAGCTCACTATTTTACAGGGAGAATCAACACTTACAGGCCATGTCTTTCAAGCGGTCCACGGTGGGGAGAACGGGCGGGTCACAATTTTGCAGGAAGAAGATGACGAGCAGCGTCAGGGCATAGTTGTTGAGCAGTGGACCGGCGCCACTCGGGTTACCTTTTGTGTTGCAACACAGATAACACGCCACGGTGTATTTGACAGGCTCGAAGTGGATTTTCTGCAGGGTCCATCCAAATtgtgtgtttcttttatttataagAGATTTTACTTTACTGGAGTAATACATTATCAGCAAAGTCAAATGAGAGTGACTGTAATAATGTTCTTCAGTTAAGAACAATTCTCAGTTGGACTTTAAATTTCGATGTAGTCTGTACTTTTCACTTCCAAAAGGAgaatattgtaatttttatgAATGCTATaaatcagggatgggcaaaggTTTGTGCTCAAGGGCTAcaattgctttttaaaaatggacagatggaccATGGCATTCATTGGCTATCGTTATTAGGTAAAAAAcctgttaaaatgttttaacattttttttaaagtatgaaacatttcaagcataaatatttaaatgattaatattaaggggaacttttttttaggcatctaaatgaatgaaaatgtaactGAAAGTAAAGAAGTGAGCTTCTACTGACATCTGCTGGCCGAAACATGAAACAACatacaaccaaaacaaaatatattataatataataatccaCTTATAATCCACTAAGAATTCTCACTGAATTCAAATTTTACCTGCCAGTTGGTTCTGTTTGGCCCAATAGCGTATTGTGTACACCAGAGGCCTCAGTCTGTCTTCGATCCCTGAACACAGCTGAAGGAAGCGGGTGTTCCTTACCGCCAGTCTGATTACGGAAAagcagtttttaaataaattaaatacataaagagcatgaaacaaaaaaaattaaggatAATAATCCAAATCAACCTGTTGTTAACCGTGATGTCCCCCTGCAAGTTGAGCTCACGGTGATGAAATTTGACCACGGGAAGGCGGGCACTGCTGACCACGTGGACTTTGTGCACGCTGGGGACGCAGCGcctcaagatggccgccaccagGTCCAGAATCTCGGCGGGCGAGGCTGTGGCCAGGTCGATGTCCGACAGGATGGAGTCCTCGGAGCGGCCGTCGTCTGACGTGCACTCAGCTGCCTGAGGTTAAGAGGAAGGCAAATCATTCCAAAGTGGAAAATGCACACCGAGCTCATTTCGATAAAGTCGAACCTCTGGTGTATGCTTGGCACGGGCCTGGAAGACTTTTGTGTTCTCCAAGTCCAGAACCAAGTCCAGGTCGCAGGAATGTATACCAAACGTGTTGACGGATGAGCCGAACGGCAGAATTTGGCTGTCTGTGGGTTACACATGACAGGAAAGAACGTTTGAATAATACATGTATTGTTTATTCTTgactgtttactttttttttgcaggatattttgttgttgttgaaagcCCCAAAACTACGCAGCTAGCACACAATCAATcagttacataaaaaaaattgtattcaggTGTTAAATAATTCAAGACAAACAAATCACCCTGGCATGTTGGCTCATCAATATCAGTATTAGCTAGCATAGTAGCATTTTCagacaataataaacaaataaaaggaaTTTTTCGGTtgccaattaaaaatgtaaagaagAATGATGTATGGATTGTGCATACCTGgaaaaaactccacaaagaCCTCCTGTAAGAGTTGCACCAGCA
This genomic interval carries:
- the tut1 gene encoding speckle targeted PIP5K1A-regulated poly(A) polymerase encodes the protein MESESDVKTTPRGFRCVLCDVNLPNQSSVDQHVKGRKHQTLSNVRTTRKTQEQHSVFVSGIKPDISQADLADYFQQFGTVSDVIMDKDKGVFAIVHFSETESIQATLSCIEHKMKGLKLRVKPREKKEFKYIPKKKCDLQNLQQVLDRLKPQLCQLPSVNAQMEYIENRFQLGDTEKEARNLLVQLLQEVFVEFFPDSQILPFGSSVNTFGIHSCDLDLVLDLENTKVFQARAKHTPEAAECTSDDGRSEDSILSDIDLATASPAEILDLVAAILRRCVPSVHKVHVVSSARLPVVKFHHRELNLQGDITVNNRLAVRNTRFLQLCSGIEDRLRPLVYTIRYWAKQNQLAGNPSGAGPLLNNYALTLLVIFFLQNCDPPVLPTVDRLKDMACEEEECVIEGWNCTFPSQAIAVPPSGNTQGLCTLLAGFFSFYAKFDFPSSVISLREGRAIPITDFLCHKDNGEEKNTKPHQDGPKLGPLNVLDPFELSHNVAGNLNERSQRCFQKACQEAEKYCRSLQYLRKSTKGKSWGLVRLFTPNGGVAQTKSDELNISIPFKPSSLPEAVRSQLHVAGDDFRSVWFEKVCTSVERVFQSVLRCDLAFSSGFGVSEESAADVSAEMDTSSGSLDTSANDSVGSPTNAAAAGVKRRLSAGSDTSVSPQGKKPRMSKRVKQEPPHWLWVQKHPVWAGRRKVRRELIKDTDMRPEGSCMELEAQVTDRIVEKEEELKEPLEIKVQPHMSGGTESTKVELRLEPCRDGAGAFQDFGHFLEVFLPKMVESLLEKEAGGG